atttttttttttttttttttttttttattcttagtatacttattttaatatatatatatatatttttttttcataattgtttttaaaaaacattagattattattttttttaaataataattttaaaaataaattatattataaaaacatatttaaatattattatattatataaatattttattaattatattatttctatatatttaatttttcttttttttcatgaTATTTTGAACGTTATAATTTTTGAATACTGCTCCGTAAgcaaatataatatacttatatatattattttacttttttttttataattattatttcaaaaatagaaatatatatattatggatatatattatataataaaatatattattagttctcattatttttatttaatgttatatatatgtaataatggtaataatatttttaatatgaagatattattataacatcaaaaaattatagaatattttttttaattagatttataatattgtattattttaaaagtataattaaattaatatatagttatatatttttgtatagttttaatacattaaatacataatttaaaattgTATTAAACTTttgtaaaatatacaaatattatttttttttctaattataaaaaatcatatttctttatttcaactttattttcaatttttttaaaatatacttttaggaatttaattttaatatataatatatattcaaatattatatatatttttttaatataataaataattgctatataaaataaaacaaatatagaataattattaatatgattTTACATTCCTGtgtacaaaaaaaaaatataaataatataaaatctTCATAATAAACTTAATACattttatgatatattacattttattgttaacaaaaaaatataaaaatatatgataaaatatatgcatatatatatatatattacaattaTGAATTATTCAAGTAGTTagcacatatataattgcCTTAAtttatgcatatatatatattttttttttattataatatttattatatatgtgtgttAATATGTTCCTACATTgcaaaatattatatatacaatattcttattaaatataaacaacaaatatacttataattatattcattttaataCACATGTgtacatacatataaacTATTCTTTATGCAAATAAccatattataaaaacaaaacatatattgttataaaaaaaaaaaaaaaaacacatatatatatttccatcatattcaagaaaaaaaaaattaataaatactggcattttttttttttttttaacattatattgataaaattaaagaaataatatattgatataaaagactaatttaaaaataaatttgaTCAGCGAACAAACATAAATAGTCAAATATGAGATAACTATATATTACTGtataataatcaaaaaaataaagaatttatatatataattataaaaaataaataaaagaataaattatttaaacaaaaatatactGTTTTCctttgtatatttatacaaatGTACAAATCATAAATTcaagaataatataaataccTTATAAAACAgtcatttaataattattattaaataaaaaaataaatatgctttattttttgtaaaaaaatttcaaaATGTATTCTATAATGCTAaatacattatttatatataatatatgaccatcataaaaaatatttgcATGCATTGTTTTCAatatatcttatatatatatatatatatataattaaataaataaaatagtGATAAAAAGATAACATAGAATTACTCATAAATGTATTTAATAgtatttaaaaacaaaaagtacaaatatatatttatacaacagaatattttaaataaatgCAAAATTTTGGTTTTaatttgtataatatatatatagagaGAGAGATagaaaaatgaataatatatatttacaatatattataatcatagaaaaaataatttataaaaaaaataaaataaaaaagatgatttttattttcttaaatACATTATAAATGAACATGTGTATTTTAACGTAGTATTAGAAAATTaagaatatttaataagaaaaagaaaGTACAAATAAATCGAATGTATACACTTAGTTGccttataataatatattattcattaaATAGTGATTGTTtgaatatacaaaaattatatattttctaaaCGTTATCATGttattacataaaatatattgcATATCCTTTTATATACACAACCATAATATGGGTACGTcgaagaaaaatataaacctttgaacaataaaaatatacacacatacatatatatatatatatatatatatatatatattcatacAACATAGTTCAACAGATTTACTATAACATTgctttatatataaataaaatatgaataaaaaacgattatatacatttatctattttattataatactATACGTTTGATTCACCtatgatatataattaaagTTATAGACatcaaataaattaatttcTAATAAAACTATAAAACAAAACACACAATTAAAAtagtatataataaatacaacaaaatatatattaagactgtataaaatatttttgatataaatcttttatagcataaatataattaaaaataaaatataatcatattaaACATTTctacaaaaatatataatgggacatattcaatatatcctttattttattttcacATTTTATTcacttatatataatataatatttcatattatatatatattttgtatatttatatgtgtctatacatatatatgtttatttccttaagttattattatgtgtTATAAACCatttataaacatatattattttttagttatttctttttttacccgatatattacaaataataaaaataattaaaatattatgattgTCACActatacatatataaaactttaccatattatatatagaatgattttttttttttttttttttgatatatatatatatatatatatatatatatatgtatatgtatgttattttattgatTTATCTTTTCATATATTCCTTCATGAATTTCATGTAATCTTATATTTTACGTATTTGCAACAcagaaatattaaattatatttctttccatgttttatttaaatgaacttcttaataaatttgtatattctgtatttaaattttttattaatgtTCTCCATGATAATCTATAAGCCATTACAAATATTCtaaattcaaatatattgtGAGGTGTAACAGTTGAccatttattaaaaatttctttaatagtcttatcatcattattattatattttttaactACCATATTACattcatttaatatgttattCAATTTATCATTTGGAAATCTACTTTTATTTCTATGTTTCAAATattgattatataaatttctttttaagAGATTAAATTTgttttcttcattttttacGACTCTTTTCCATATGTCTATTAATTTATTGGTTTCTTCAGATTCATTTCccaataataatatgtctttatttatttgtaaatcatttttatttgttaatAATGTGCATTCactatttttatcaaaatttatttcatatgtagtacatatatctttattcaataaatctttaaataatgttttattttcattgaatatatttgataCATCTCCATTAAGACATTGACTTAATATATCGTGCTCATTTAATATGATATCATCATTATGAAAATTACGTAATCTTAATATACTGTTAGCACGTTTAACTAAACAATATCCAAAACCATGAGTACTATTATCACCCATTTTACTTAAAAATTCTTCTACCGTTTGTTCTCCACTTTTAGAATAAAACGATTCTTCAAATTTCTCATCAATATATtcattcttattattaaaagTTTCTTCAGTTGGTGTCTCAACAACAACATCAGCAGATTCATTCATAGACAGAATCCTGTTgcatatattataattgAATTTAATTGGAGACACAGAGTCATTTAAGCCATGATAATTAGActgtataaaaaaaaaaaaaaaaaatatattaaacataacattcatatataaaaatatatatatatatatatatatatatatatatagatatttCAATATTAAATTACTTGTACATGTACAATTCCCAGAACAACTAAagataatttaattttgtaatttttaattatattcattttaaataaaagaaaaaatataatacaattagataataatatgaaaaagagcaaaatatattataattataactatattatatatttataaatatccAAATGCttataaacaaattaatatcaaaatatataaaatttattatattatattataaatatatatatatatatatatttatattaataataatataaacaaaatttttataaattataatagaaagatatattacaataaagaaaaaaaattaaaagaaatataaattaatactatgaaatttaaaattattacatatatataatatatatattatatatagaaaaatacgaaatattgttatttaaataatttcttattatcacaaaatataaaaat
The DNA window shown above is from Plasmodium gaboni strain SY75 chromosome Unknown, whole genome shotgun sequence and carries:
- a CDS encoding exported protein (PHISTb); translated protein: MNIIKNYKIKLSLVVLGIVHVQSNYHGLNDSVSPIKFNYNICNRILSMNESADVVVETPTEETFNNKNEYIDEKFEESFYSKSGEQTVEEFLSKMGDNSTHGFGYCLVKRANSILRLRNFHNDDIILNEHDILSQCLNGDVSNIFNENKTLFKDLLNKDICTTYEINFDKNSECTLLTNKNDLQINKDILLLGNESEETNKLIDIWKRVVKNEENKFNLLKRNLYNQYLKHRNKSRFPNDKLNNILNECNMVVKKYNNNDDKTIKEIFNKWSTVTPHNIFEFRIFVMAYRLSWRTLIKNLNTEYTNLLRSSFK